Proteins co-encoded in one Haloarcula pelagica genomic window:
- a CDS encoding DsbA family protein, with amino-acid sequence MNRSTRRGFLAASVGVAGLTAGCLSNSGGSPSVPTAEGQPLPAPVAGDPDADVTVEVYEDYACPHCRTFSLEVYPQIRTNYLSSGSIEYVFNDFPIPVDDAVSWEAASAARAVQDRAGDEAFFTYNKRLFENQNRLGPSVYAELTEGMDVDGETIREEGVGEAYRPTVSEDRSAGRERGVSGTPTVFVDGEAVQWSEVAFGPVQQAIDAALDG; translated from the coding sequence ATGAACAGGTCGACACGGCGCGGTTTCCTGGCCGCAAGCGTCGGCGTCGCTGGGCTGACTGCTGGCTGTCTCTCGAACTCTGGGGGCTCCCCGTCGGTCCCGACGGCGGAGGGCCAACCCCTCCCCGCCCCGGTCGCCGGCGACCCCGACGCGGACGTGACCGTCGAAGTCTACGAGGACTACGCCTGCCCGCACTGCCGGACGTTCTCGCTCGAAGTCTACCCGCAGATCCGGACGAACTACCTCTCCAGTGGCTCGATCGAGTACGTGTTCAACGACTTCCCGATCCCGGTCGACGACGCCGTCTCCTGGGAGGCCGCAAGCGCCGCCCGAGCCGTCCAGGACCGGGCCGGCGACGAGGCCTTCTTCACCTACAACAAGCGGCTGTTCGAGAACCAGAACCGTCTCGGCCCGTCGGTGTACGCGGAGTTGACGGAGGGGATGGACGTGGACGGCGAGACGATCCGAGAGGAAGGCGTCGGCGAGGCCTACCGGCCGACGGTCTCAGAGGACAGGTCCGCCGGGCGGGAACGCGGCGTCAGCGGGACGCCGACCGTCTTCGTCGACGGCGAGGCCGTCCAGTGGAGCGAGGTCGCGTTCGGTCCCGTACAGCAGGCAATCGACGCGGCACTCGACGGATGA
- a CDS encoding NAD-dependent epimerase/dehydratase family protein — MDLTDARIVVTGGAGFIGSHLADRLVEDNEVTVVDDGSNGDFGWVPDDAATIDGSLTDESVVADAITADVDLVVHLAASKLVDTDTPRKQFTDNSEMTYNVLERMDEVGVEHLVFTSSSTVYGEAPRPTPEDYAPLEPISVYGATKLAEESLISTYAHSHDIQSWVFRFANIVGPRLRGAVIPDFVEKLREDPSSLTILGDGRQEKSYMHVSECLDAMVYAVEHADAAHNVFNLGTRTTTSVDRIADIVADEMGVDPNREYTGGDRGWTGDVPRMRLSVEKLAGLGWEPTQSSDDAVRQSAAELLDEL; from the coding sequence ATGGACCTCACGGACGCCCGGATCGTCGTCACCGGCGGTGCGGGATTCATCGGTTCTCACCTCGCCGACCGCCTCGTCGAAGACAACGAGGTAACCGTCGTCGACGACGGCTCGAACGGGGACTTCGGTTGGGTTCCCGACGACGCGGCTACCATCGATGGATCGCTCACCGACGAGTCGGTCGTCGCCGACGCGATCACCGCGGATGTCGACCTGGTCGTCCACCTCGCGGCGTCGAAACTGGTCGACACGGACACGCCCCGAAAGCAGTTTACCGACAACAGCGAGATGACCTACAACGTCCTCGAACGGATGGACGAGGTGGGTGTCGAACACCTCGTCTTCACTTCGTCGTCGACGGTCTACGGCGAGGCGCCCCGGCCCACGCCGGAGGACTACGCCCCCCTGGAGCCGATCAGCGTCTACGGCGCGACGAAACTCGCCGAAGAGTCGCTCATCTCGACGTACGCCCACAGTCACGACATCCAGTCGTGGGTGTTCCGCTTCGCCAACATCGTCGGGCCGCGCCTCCGCGGGGCCGTCATCCCCGACTTCGTCGAGAAACTCCGCGAGGACCCGTCGTCGCTGACGATCCTTGGCGACGGTCGCCAGGAGAAGTCCTACATGCACGTCTCGGAGTGTCTCGATGCGATGGTGTACGCGGTCGAACACGCCGATGCAGCACACAACGTGTTCAACCTCGGGACGCGGACCACCACGTCGGTCGACCGGATCGCGGACATCGTCGCCGACGAGATGGGCGTCGACCCCAACCGGGAGTACACCGGCGGGGACCGTGGGTGGACCGGCGACGTGCCACGGATGCGGCTCTCGGTCGAGAAACTCGCCGGCCTGGGATGGGAGCCGACTCAGTCCAGCGACGACGCGGTTCGGCAGTCGGCGGCGGAACTGCTCGACGAACTGTAG
- a CDS encoding YbhB/YbcL family Raf kinase inhibitor-like protein, whose translation MTGLTLTSPAFADGGRIPHEHGYTEANTNPPLEIGGVPEGALSLVLIVDDPDAEEPAGKVWDHWIVWNIPPDTERIPEGWAAEDVSEGQNDYGETGWGGPNPPDREHTYRFLLYALDAKLGLSPNATKDDVYDAAGGHVLDKARLEGTYAP comes from the coding sequence ATGACAGGCCTCACCCTGACCAGCCCGGCCTTCGCGGACGGCGGGCGGATCCCCCACGAACACGGATACACCGAGGCGAACACGAACCCACCGCTGGAGATCGGCGGCGTGCCCGAGGGCGCGCTCTCGCTGGTGTTGATCGTCGACGACCCCGACGCCGAGGAGCCCGCCGGGAAGGTGTGGGACCACTGGATCGTCTGGAACATCCCGCCCGACACCGAGCGGATCCCGGAAGGCTGGGCGGCCGAGGACGTGAGCGAGGGCCAGAACGATTACGGCGAAACCGGCTGGGGTGGCCCCAACCCGCCGGATCGGGAACACACCTACCGGTTCCTCCTGTACGCGCTGGACGCGAAACTCGGCCTCTCGCCAAACGCCACGAAAGACGACGTGTACGACGCGGCCGGCGGCCACGTGCTCGACAAGGCCCGCCTCGAGGGCACCTACGCACCCTGA
- a CDS encoding DUF2797 domain-containing protein, translated as MQVVGYRPRVTDPAALLVAENGSVERRPLAPGTTLSYTLGTRHCAGSVDGETHYACDNEAAPYCPEHTDRWPCARCTGNCDKPIDTCDEEHAVYLAAFAPDTVKVGVTRSWRLETRLREQGADRAAHLRTVGDGRIARQVEADIATDLGDRVRVPTKIEGLADSVDERWWESLLARFAPIESYDFEYGLELRDRPLAETLATGTVVGTKGRVAVVSNNGSTYAVNLRDLVGYELDGGTTDRDLQSSLGAF; from the coding sequence GTGCAAGTCGTCGGCTACCGCCCCCGTGTCACCGATCCGGCCGCGCTCCTCGTCGCCGAGAACGGCAGCGTCGAGCGCCGGCCGCTCGCTCCCGGAACGACTCTCTCGTACACGCTCGGCACGCGCCACTGTGCCGGTTCGGTCGACGGCGAGACTCACTACGCCTGTGACAACGAGGCGGCACCGTACTGCCCCGAACACACGGATCGGTGGCCCTGCGCGCGGTGTACCGGCAACTGCGACAAGCCCATCGACACCTGCGACGAAGAACACGCGGTGTACCTGGCGGCGTTCGCGCCGGACACCGTGAAGGTCGGCGTGACCCGTTCCTGGCGGCTCGAAACCCGGCTCAGGGAGCAGGGCGCCGACCGCGCTGCTCACCTGCGGACGGTCGGGGACGGCCGTATCGCCAGACAGGTCGAAGCCGACATCGCGACCGATCTCGGGGACCGCGTGCGCGTTCCGACGAAGATCGAGGGGCTCGCGGACAGTGTCGACGAGCGCTGGTGGGAGTCGTTGCTCGCGAGGTTCGCACCGATCGAGAGCTACGACTTCGAGTACGGGCTGGAGCTGCGCGATCGCCCGCTCGCCGAGACGCTCGCCACGGGGACGGTCGTCGGGACGAAGGGCCGCGTCGCCGTCGTCTCGAACAACGGGAGCACGTACGCGGTGAACCTCCGCGATCTGGTCGGCTACGAACTCGACGGGGGGACGACCGACCGGGACCTCCAGTCGAGTCTGGGCGCGTTTTGA
- a CDS encoding DUF7490 domain-containing protein, with protein MRRELTLAALALLLSLALLGSLFAIPGAFSQPEEDIRPSRLDLRETTIDARNVGGETVTLALDSRLEHRGGTASNVTVETRAIDADTGLVATSTRQSLGNVSGDRELQVLTNLTVERQGDYRIETIVYADEQRRTIGRTTVRNVDALLPEYARSSVSFQEFENADVPLRAIAYRIESVENNRTTMNVSVFLTNTGDEPAGDLQLRLRARQAESNVIADESAIRVGQIRPGRTTTVSTELTVPDGYNYWLDGILQADGVVIATESAPANLDPTEVLQENVTRRDTGFQSGDFEERQTELPQATDEPRYTSGSGPGFTAVAALAAAFVATLALARRHHD; from the coding sequence GTGCGACGCGAACTCACACTCGCCGCCCTCGCCCTCCTGCTGTCGCTGGCCCTGCTGGGATCACTGTTCGCGATCCCGGGGGCGTTCTCCCAACCCGAGGAGGACATCCGGCCCAGCCGGCTTGACCTCCGGGAGACCACGATCGACGCACGGAACGTCGGCGGCGAAACGGTCACGCTCGCGCTCGACTCTCGCCTCGAACACCGGGGCGGGACCGCCAGCAACGTCACCGTCGAGACACGCGCGATCGACGCCGACACCGGTCTGGTGGCGACCAGCACCCGCCAGTCGCTGGGCAACGTCAGCGGCGACCGCGAGCTCCAGGTCCTGACGAACCTCACCGTCGAGCGTCAGGGCGACTACCGCATCGAGACGATCGTCTACGCCGACGAACAGCGGCGGACGATCGGCCGAACGACCGTCCGTAACGTCGACGCGCTGCTTCCCGAATACGCGCGGAGTAGCGTCTCCTTCCAGGAGTTCGAGAACGCCGACGTTCCGCTGCGGGCGATCGCCTACCGGATCGAGTCCGTCGAGAACAACCGCACGACCATGAACGTCTCGGTGTTCCTGACGAACACGGGCGACGAGCCCGCGGGCGACCTCCAGTTGCGCCTGCGCGCTCGGCAGGCCGAGTCCAACGTCATCGCCGACGAGTCGGCGATCCGGGTCGGCCAGATCAGACCCGGTCGGACGACGACCGTCAGCACCGAACTGACCGTCCCCGACGGCTACAACTACTGGCTCGACGGGATCCTCCAGGCCGACGGCGTCGTCATCGCCACCGAGAGCGCCCCGGCCAACCTCGATCCGACGGAGGTGCTCCAGGAGAACGTCACCCGGCGTGACACCGGCTTCCAGTCCGGCGACTTCGAGGAGCGACAGACGGAGCTGCCACAGGCCACCGACGAACCGAGGTACACGTCCGGCAGCGGCCCCGGGTTCACCGCGGTCGCCGCGCTGGCCGCCGCGTTCGTCGCGACGCTCGCCCTCGCACGGAGGCACCATGACTGA
- a CDS encoding helix-turn-helix transcriptional regulator, translating to MSSATPEADLSEDERAGLELIRESGGIHQSEFWKDLDVSSRKGSRIVESLFEKGLIQREETVYEGHNTYYLTPAAKDLEFSLLMAGDQLSPFIGDEEVDPHDDTFSQWIMTLAYED from the coding sequence CGACTCCGGAGGCGGACCTCTCCGAGGACGAACGGGCCGGGCTGGAGCTGATCCGAGAGTCGGGGGGGATCCACCAGAGCGAGTTCTGGAAGGACTTAGACGTGTCCTCCCGGAAGGGGAGCCGGATCGTCGAGTCCCTCTTCGAGAAAGGCCTCATCCAGCGCGAGGAGACGGTCTACGAGGGCCACAACACGTACTACCTCACCCCGGCCGCGAAGGACCTCGAGTTCTCCCTGCTGATGGCCGGCGACCAGCTCTCGCCGTTTATCGGCGACGAAGAGGTCGATCCACACGACGACACGTTCTCGCAGTGGATCATGACGCTGGCCTACGAAGACTGA